One segment of Haloplanus natans DSM 17983 DNA contains the following:
- the pglZ gene encoding BREX-5 system phosphatase PglZ, translated as MPATKTLPECTEDAIETAIDDAADDDPVVIWWDDGGYLRDIVESVSHSLGCAFHAAERTPLELRADAPRDRTVWYVPRAHSDDVDWFRDIENTGGVVEQHIGKLAVRCFERDSIQAASIRVAYEDAGGREREQIAKTLFQELNGEGGLPSIQGLQTKIVLDGHDDPVQFVLEHGTRNLPNGDDLLKIRDLLVDDGVTAVEGESDAGAIVERTRRWAVAEWLVDEGLDTSLLPREYQPERSTAFGISRPELRSVLSKTERKAELASVYLDPNQRFWHEVLRTHDDPWALADCPVDASIEHRLWDEWTQSFHSGDYETCVTNATRRHDRLESTYGEVPWTNVWEQAIDVATLAGELQTWDERGDTSDVVDLYGDIDEGTWQIDNAVFNLVVSGDPEEQLPEEHPATATLDDLRSSLVESKYLEYLTDLGDLVVDRIDAESPFVGENHAHQFFAEEQEHIQSGQSVALFIIDALRFDLAHELAESIRREIPTLEVEESTWVGTLPSDTEFGKAALTPGSKFSFNIDFEDGELIPERNGRAISNYRRKTLLENDGWSYIVKDEDDEMGWSNTRVAYYWNDIDETGEQELTNFEELFSDRIDAISRIICEKLRKGEWDRAYILSDHGFVSLPRHVDIDDLHPPDEAETVTRRWIAGKNLDDDAPGALLDEDTHLGYLDEDAGVSILADPIQRFRNQGLPDARFYHGGVLPQEFVLNFVTLTSSHA; from the coding sequence ATGCCTGCAACCAAGACCCTCCCGGAGTGTACCGAAGACGCCATCGAGACGGCCATCGACGACGCAGCCGACGACGATCCGGTCGTCATCTGGTGGGACGACGGCGGCTACCTCCGCGACATCGTCGAGAGCGTGAGCCACTCGCTGGGCTGTGCGTTCCACGCAGCCGAACGGACGCCGCTGGAGCTACGCGCCGACGCGCCCCGCGACCGAACCGTCTGGTACGTCCCACGGGCCCACAGCGACGACGTGGACTGGTTCAGAGATATCGAGAACACCGGTGGCGTCGTCGAACAGCACATCGGCAAGCTTGCAGTCCGCTGTTTCGAGAGAGACTCCATACAAGCGGCGTCGATCCGCGTCGCCTACGAGGACGCCGGCGGGCGCGAACGCGAGCAGATCGCGAAGACGCTCTTTCAGGAGCTCAACGGCGAGGGCGGCCTGCCGTCGATTCAGGGGCTCCAGACCAAAATCGTGCTGGACGGTCACGACGACCCCGTCCAGTTCGTCCTCGAACACGGCACCCGAAACCTCCCGAACGGCGACGACCTCCTGAAGATCCGGGACTTGCTCGTCGACGACGGCGTCACGGCCGTCGAGGGCGAATCCGACGCGGGGGCCATCGTCGAACGAACGCGCCGCTGGGCGGTCGCCGAGTGGCTCGTCGACGAAGGCCTCGATACGTCGCTGCTGCCACGAGAGTACCAGCCTGAACGGAGTACAGCGTTCGGAATCTCCAGACCCGAGCTCCGGTCGGTGCTGAGCAAGACCGAACGGAAAGCGGAACTGGCGAGCGTCTATCTCGACCCGAATCAGCGATTCTGGCACGAGGTCCTCCGTACCCACGATGACCCGTGGGCCCTCGCCGACTGCCCCGTCGATGCCTCGATCGAACATCGGCTCTGGGACGAGTGGACCCAGTCGTTCCACAGTGGCGACTACGAGACGTGTGTCACCAACGCGACGCGGCGTCACGACCGTCTCGAATCGACGTACGGTGAGGTCCCGTGGACGAACGTCTGGGAGCAAGCCATCGACGTGGCGACGCTCGCGGGCGAACTCCAGACCTGGGACGAGCGTGGCGACACGAGCGACGTCGTCGACCTCTACGGCGACATCGACGAGGGAACCTGGCAAATCGACAACGCGGTATTCAACCTCGTCGTCTCGGGTGACCCCGAGGAGCAACTCCCCGAAGAGCACCCGGCGACTGCCACGCTCGACGATCTTCGATCCTCGCTGGTCGAGTCGAAGTATCTCGAATATCTCACCGATCTCGGCGATCTCGTCGTCGACCGGATCGACGCCGAATCTCCGTTCGTCGGCGAGAATCACGCCCACCAGTTCTTCGCCGAGGAGCAAGAGCACATCCAGAGCGGCCAGAGCGTCGCCCTGTTCATCATCGACGCGTTGCGCTTCGACCTCGCGCACGAACTCGCGGAGTCCATCCGACGTGAGATACCCACACTCGAGGTCGAAGAAAGCACGTGGGTTGGAACACTTCCGTCCGACACCGAGTTCGGGAAGGCTGCGCTCACGCCCGGCAGCAAGTTTAGCTTCAATATCGACTTCGAGGACGGAGAGCTGATCCCCGAGCGTAACGGACGGGCGATTAGCAACTACCGTCGGAAGACGCTCCTGGAAAACGACGGCTGGAGCTACATCGTGAAAGACGAAGACGACGAGATGGGCTGGAGCAACACCCGCGTCGCGTACTACTGGAACGACATCGACGAGACCGGAGAGCAGGAGCTGACGAACTTCGAGGAGCTGTTCAGCGACCGAATTGACGCCATCTCTCGCATCATCTGCGAGAAGTTGCGGAAAGGAGAGTGGGACCGTGCGTACATCCTCTCCGATCATGGGTTCGTCTCGCTCCCGAGGCACGTCGACATCGACGACCTACACCCGCCCGACGAAGCGGAGACGGTGACTCGCCGGTGGATCGCAGGGAAGAACCTCGACGACGATGCACCGGGGGCGTTGCTCGACGAGGACACCCATCTGGGCTATCTCGACGAAGACGCCGGAGTCAGCATCCTCGCAGACCCGATCCAGCGGTTCCGTAATCAGGGCCTCCCCGACGCTCGGTTCTACCACGGTGGCGTCCTCCCACAGGAGTTCGTGCTGAACTTCGTCACCTTGACCTCCTCCCACGCCTAA
- a CDS encoding BREX protein BrxB domain-containing protein: protein MTTSPYRGFKEKLCTFAKGQAGIRNPFVIVAVDPALEHRTADRLGAWATGNDEPPVIDGDITVQPIWLDELLPRTKVYNLCVALGSETSPKRLEGTMQDRLAEELVREMMQNRIDEEHLAQQSHVVLLLNLGSLYPFTRASELLDELDRRNVGSTIGIPFPGDDVGGKLSFFGGDSRHYYPAHQIPGPVQEEHLQR from the coding sequence ATGACGACATCACCGTATCGAGGGTTCAAAGAGAAGCTCTGCACGTTCGCAAAGGGCCAAGCTGGCATCCGAAATCCGTTCGTTATCGTGGCCGTCGACCCCGCGCTCGAACACCGAACTGCGGACCGCCTCGGTGCGTGGGCGACGGGGAATGACGAGCCGCCGGTGATCGACGGCGACATCACCGTCCAACCGATCTGGCTCGACGAACTACTTCCACGGACCAAAGTGTACAACTTGTGTGTCGCGCTCGGTAGCGAGACGAGTCCGAAGCGTCTCGAAGGGACGATGCAAGACCGGCTCGCCGAGGAGCTCGTCCGAGAGATGATGCAAAACAGGATCGACGAAGAGCATCTGGCACAGCAGAGCCACGTCGTCTTGCTCCTCAATCTCGGGAGCCTCTACCCGTTCACACGCGCCTCCGAGCTACTCGACGAACTCGACCGTCGGAACGTCGGATCGACCATCGGAATTCCGTTCCCAGGCGACGACGTTGGGGGGAAGTTGAGTTTCTTTGGCGGCGACTCGAGACACTACTACCCCGCGCATCAAATTCCCGGGCCGGTTCAGGAGGAGCATCTCCAACGATGA